One Mycoplasmopsis caviae DNA segment encodes these proteins:
- a CDS encoding transposase, whose product MRYLFPIKRSSKLISANNLMDNLIPLMIKDRNLLGKITNIGNKYYYTIKDLDIEANERKVLFKMSQKKNNFEFQKFNDETINLGTIIFESNSKLSLEDVYTIYSQRWEIEEMFRFYKNILELPKTGVHSEYRLIYNRVY is encoded by the coding sequence ATGAGATATTTATTTCCAATTAAACGTTCTTCAAAACTAATTTCAGCAAATAATTTAATGGATAATTTGATTCCATTAATGATAAAAGATAGAAATTTACTTGGAAAAATTACTAATATAGGAAATAAATACTATTACACAATTAAAGATTTAGATATAGAAGCGAATGAAAGAAAAGTGCTTTTTAAAATGTCACAAAAGAAGAATAATTTTGAATTTCAAAAATTTAATGATGAAACTATAAATCTAGGTACAATAATCTTTGAATCTAACAGCAAACTATCACTTGAAGATGTCTACACAATATATTCTCAAAGATGAGAAATAGAAGAAATGTTTAGATTTTATAAGAACATTTTAGAATTACCAAAAACAGGAGTTCATTCTGAATATAGACTTATATACAACAGAGTTTATTAA
- a CDS encoding transposase — protein MYTYDLKTKEPIYGRPYAGNMLDCTIFEDYLENIIKNDELIVGDKGYWNSKIIKKIEEHKKWDIYFQLNVLQN, from the coding sequence TTGTATACATACGATTTAAAAACAAAAGAACCAATCTATGGTAGACCATATGCTGGAAATATGTTGGATTGCACTATATTTGAAGACTATTTGGAAAATATAATTAAAAATGATGAGTTAATAGTTGGGGATAAAGGTTATTGGAATTCTAAGATAATTAAGAAGATTGAAGAACACAAAAAATGAGATATTTATTTCCAATTAAACGTTCTTCAAAACTAA
- the mgtA gene encoding magnesium-translocating P-type ATPase, protein MKKANKNKKTNENLSIKNRLVEAANINQNELCEKYNSTPKGIINEEFIEQNREKFGTNKLSKKKKGGVLRRIWDSFFNPFSLILILLSIVSLVTDIILPLTKSESAEPWTVIIIITMVLISGILHFVEETRSSASAEKLVKMVQTTTRVERNGIAYEIPLEEVVVGDIIVLAAGDIIPADVRILSATDLFVSQSQLTGESDSIEKFPNLVANYEYDNVTDYHNLAFMGSNIISGSAKAMVVVTGNQTFLGQIAQKVNEKATKTDFEKGIKAISWLLIRIMLVAVPLVLIITGTRASIAGEHHKWVDALLFAISVAIGLTPEMLPMIITSTLAKGAMSMSKKRTIVKSLNSIQNFGAMDVFCTDKTGTLTLDQVVLERHLDVRGLENLKVLKYGFLNSYYQTGLKNLLDISIINKTDELSDIENELRSLENIYKKVDEIPFDFVRKRMSVVVKSIKSGKTQLITKGAVEEILSICSKLEYNDEVVDLDDKMIQKVLMQVDKLNDQGMRVIAVARKSNPGQVGKFGVGDEKDMILIGYLAFLDPPKESTKSAIENLHNLGVDVKILTGDNARVTKAICSQVGIPSEKIMLGKDLIDLSDQELQKVANEYNIYAKLSPDQKARVISALRNNGHAVGYMGDGINDAPAMKVADVSISVDTAVDIAKESANIILLEKDLNVLATGIVEGRKTYANMNKYVKMTVSSNFGNIISMILASILIPFVPLMAIQVLFLNLIYDFACGTIPWDRVDSELITKPRKWNAKSILRFMLWFGPVSSFVDILAFILLYYVFIPYAHPNVAKNSEDFKMLFWTGWFIISMWTQSLIIHFIRTEKVPFIQSRPAFILLFFSIFGSILITITPYIPGLNTALKVAQLNPWYFVLLIASIILYILLVLIVKRIYIKKYKELL, encoded by the coding sequence ATGAAAAAGGCAAACAAAAACAAAAAAACAAACGAGAATTTATCAATAAAAAATAGGCTTGTTGAGGCTGCAAATATTAATCAGAATGAACTTTGTGAAAAATACAACTCAACTCCAAAAGGCATTATTAATGAAGAATTTATTGAACAAAATAGAGAAAAATTTGGTACTAATAAACTTAGTAAAAAGAAAAAGGGCGGAGTTTTAAGGCGAATATGAGATAGTTTTTTTAACCCTTTTTCTCTTATTTTAATTCTGCTATCGATTGTTTCACTTGTTACAGATATAATACTTCCTTTAACTAAGAGCGAAAGTGCAGAACCTTGAACTGTAATAATAATTATAACAATGGTTTTAATCAGCGGGATACTGCACTTTGTTGAAGAAACACGCAGTAGTGCAAGTGCTGAAAAATTGGTTAAAATGGTACAAACTACTACAAGAGTTGAACGCAATGGAATAGCTTATGAAATCCCACTTGAAGAAGTTGTGGTTGGTGACATTATTGTTTTGGCAGCTGGTGATATTATCCCTGCTGACGTGCGAATTCTTAGTGCAACCGACCTATTCGTTTCACAATCACAATTAACAGGTGAAAGTGACTCGATTGAAAAGTTTCCTAATTTGGTTGCTAATTATGAATATGACAATGTAACTGATTATCATAATTTAGCTTTCATGGGTTCAAACATCATTTCTGGATCAGCAAAAGCAATGGTTGTTGTTACAGGTAATCAGACATTTTTAGGTCAAATTGCTCAAAAAGTTAATGAGAAAGCAACCAAAACTGACTTTGAAAAAGGAATTAAAGCAATTAGCTGACTATTAATTAGAATAATGCTTGTTGCTGTGCCTCTTGTTTTAATTATCACTGGTACAAGAGCATCAATTGCAGGGGAACATCACAAGTGAGTTGATGCACTATTGTTTGCTATTTCAGTAGCAATTGGACTTACACCTGAAATGCTTCCTATGATTATTACCAGTACTCTTGCAAAGGGTGCTATGAGTATGTCCAAAAAACGAACTATTGTTAAGAGTTTAAATTCAATACAAAACTTTGGAGCTATGGATGTTTTTTGTACTGATAAAACAGGAACTTTAACCTTAGATCAAGTTGTACTTGAGCGTCATCTTGATGTTAGAGGACTTGAAAATCTAAAAGTTCTAAAATATGGCTTTTTAAATAGTTATTATCAAACTGGGCTTAAAAATTTGCTTGATATTTCAATTATTAATAAAACAGATGAGTTAAGTGATATTGAAAATGAACTTCGTAGCCTTGAAAATATTTACAAAAAAGTTGATGAAATACCTTTTGACTTTGTTAGAAAAAGAATGTCAGTTGTTGTTAAAAGTATTAAAAGTGGAAAAACACAATTGATTACAAAGGGTGCTGTAGAAGAGATTTTATCTATTTGTTCGAAATTAGAGTACAATGATGAAGTTGTTGACCTTGATGACAAAATGATCCAGAAGGTTTTGATGCAAGTTGATAAATTAAATGATCAAGGTATGCGTGTAATTGCTGTTGCTCGTAAGAGTAATCCGGGTCAGGTAGGCAAATTTGGTGTTGGAGATGAAAAAGATATGATCCTAATTGGCTATCTCGCTTTCTTAGATCCACCGAAAGAGTCAACTAAAAGTGCAATTGAAAATTTGCACAATTTAGGTGTTGATGTCAAAATTTTAACTGGTGATAATGCTAGAGTAACCAAAGCAATTTGTTCACAAGTTGGTATACCAAGTGAAAAAATTATGCTAGGAAAGGATTTAATTGACCTAAGTGACCAAGAATTGCAAAAGGTTGCTAATGAATATAATATTTATGCAAAGCTAAGTCCCGATCAAAAAGCAAGAGTTATAAGCGCTCTGAGAAATAATGGTCATGCTGTAGGGTACATGGGTGATGGTATTAATGATGCTCCTGCTATGAAAGTTGCTGATGTTTCAATTTCAGTTGATACGGCAGTTGATATAGCAAAGGAGAGTGCTAATATTATTCTTCTAGAAAAGGACTTGAATGTTTTAGCCACTGGAATTGTTGAAGGTCGTAAAACATATGCTAATATGAATAAATATGTGAAAATGACTGTAAGCAGTAATTTTGGAAATATTATAAGTATGATACTAGCATCAATTCTAATTCCTTTTGTGCCACTTATGGCAATTCAAGTTTTATTCTTAAACTTAATTTATGATTTTGCCTGTGGAACAATTCCATGAGATAGAGTTGATAGTGAACTAATAACGAAACCTCGAAAATGAAATGCTAAAAGTATTTTAAGGTTTATGCTCTGATTTGGGCCAGTTTCTTCCTTTGTTGATATCCTAGCTTTTATATTACTTTACTATGTGTTTATTCCTTATGCGCATCCAAATGTTGCCAAAAATTCAGAAGATTTTAAGATGCTTTTTTGAACAGGTTGATTCATAATTTCTATGTGAACACAAAGTTTAATTATTCATTTTATTAGAACAGAAAAAGTGCCTTTTATTCAATCACGTCCTGCATTTATATTACTATTTTTCTCAATATTTGGAAGTATATTAATTACAATAACTCCTTATATACCGGGTCTTAATACTGCACTAAAAGTAGCTCAACTTAATCCTTGATATTTTGTGCTTTTAATAGCCTCAATAATACTTTACATTCTTCTTGTTTTAATTGTCAAGAGAATATACATTAAGAAATATAAGGAACTATTGTAG
- a CDS encoding YgjP-like metallopeptidase domain-containing protein — protein sequence MNQRKNNENLIKNIVIDNVSYPIYSKVNSRCTNIIVHYDSEAKKFSIKCFRHISEADYNFHNLESLVLKVFKKANKKVENSSNLILSSDVAEHTIIFFGKSTLLKWSFHYRDTSDAIYDKDNNILTIRCSIKCASDQKKRTNVFEKILSTFLEEYISKKQLVYSALMKINNPYFYIRKKKSAWGTHFKKYQTFSKLSYSLFLVALDPKYIDYVIVHELCHYFHMDHSEGFYQLGEYYYPNFRYYSSTINKHKVTIK from the coding sequence ATGAATCAAAGAAAAAATAACGAGAACCTAATCAAAAATATTGTTATTGATAATGTTTCATATCCTATTTATTCCAAAGTAAATTCTCGTTGTACTAACATTATTGTTCACTATGACTCTGAAGCTAAGAAATTTAGCATTAAGTGTTTTAGACACATAAGTGAAGCAGACTATAATTTTCACAATCTTGAAAGTCTTGTTTTAAAAGTGTTTAAAAAAGCAAACAAGAAAGTTGAGAACTCAAGCAATTTAATTCTTTCAAGTGATGTCGCTGAACACACAATTATTTTTTTTGGTAAGTCAACACTTTTAAAATGGAGTTTTCACTATCGAGACACAAGTGATGCTATTTATGATAAAGATAATAATATCCTAACAATAAGATGTTCAATTAAATGTGCAAGTGACCAGAAGAAAAGGACCAATGTTTTTGAAAAAATACTAAGTACTTTTTTAGAAGAATATATTTCTAAAAAACAACTTGTTTATAGTGCTTTAATGAAAATTAATAATCCTTATTTTTATATAAGAAAAAAGAAAAGTGCGTGGGGAACACACTTTAAAAAGTATCAAACATTTAGTAAATTAAGTTATTCGCTTTTTTTAGTTGCTCTTGATCCTAAATATATTGATTATGTAATAGTTCATGAACTATGCCACTACTTTCATATGGATCACTCAGAAGGATTCTATCAATTAGGTGAATATTATTATCCAAATTTTAGATATTATTCAAGCACAATCAACAAGCATAAGGTCACTATCAAATAA
- a CDS encoding nuclease-related domain-containing protein encodes MVKPSTEMIIGMSIGIPLTLVIIALVLSFLIIKHIKSKKNNSIGFRFEAKVRNKLLTIAKDKNYKYLNGGLFKYGQSQMFELDGILISNKAVFIIEVKYFVGQLSGDASAVELELKTKGNKILKFKNPLIQNFKHIQHFYKMCGFNFPVFSLVILPTGSSFNINNLESWALVTTEDQVANLLDDVAKDMSEDRDLTKDELLLINESVNSNRNASLKDIKRFGKILSSKNESKKK; translated from the coding sequence ATGGTTAAACCAAGCACTGAAATGATAATAGGAATGTCAATTGGAATTCCATTAACACTAGTTATTATTGCGCTAGTGTTAAGTTTTTTGATTATCAAACATATTAAAAGTAAAAAAAATAATTCAATTGGTTTTCGATTTGAAGCAAAAGTACGAAACAAATTGCTAACTATAGCCAAGGATAAAAATTATAAATATCTAAATGGTGGCTTATTTAAATATGGTCAAAGTCAAATGTTTGAACTTGATGGAATTTTAATTAGCAATAAAGCAGTTTTTATTATAGAAGTTAAATATTTTGTTGGACAACTAAGCGGTGATGCTAGTGCTGTTGAGTTAGAACTTAAAACAAAAGGCAACAAGATCTTAAAATTCAAAAACCCACTTATTCAAAATTTTAAGCACATACAACACTTTTACAAAATGTGTGGCTTTAACTTTCCTGTTTTCTCTTTGGTTATTTTGCCAACAGGCTCAAGTTTTAATATCAATAACTTAGAATCATGAGCATTAGTTACTACAGAGGATCAAGTGGCCAACTTGTTAGATGATGTTGCAAAAGATATGAGTGAAGATCGCGACTTAACTAAGGATGAGTTATTATTAATTAATGAGTCAGTTAACTCAAATCGTAACGCGTCACTAAAAGATATTAAACGCTTTGGAAAAATTTTAAGTAGTAAAAATGAATCAAAGAAAAAATAA
- a CDS encoding FMN-dependent NADH-azoreductase, translating to MSAKKIISILGSVNQDSLSNKINNLVTSRLFKKYPNSEITLLNLANSPFSKLMLNGKDTNSFWEDTEAKMWIERLKEADYVVINSPMINFNYSVLVKNFIDAICIDDHSFSYKYSKQNGSVGLLNKMKVILIGTQGAPKGWYTFGDHLKMLEGTFGFLGANKIKSLLVAGTKTAPLKDMSHDEIIAKYDDEINSLIEL from the coding sequence ATGAGTGCAAAAAAGATTATTTCTATTTTAGGTTCAGTAAACCAAGATAGTTTAAGCAATAAGATAAATAATTTAGTAACAAGTAGATTATTCAAAAAATATCCAAATAGTGAAATAACATTATTAAATTTAGCAAATTCACCTTTTAGCAAGCTAATGCTCAATGGCAAAGACACAAATTCTTTTTGAGAAGATACAGAGGCTAAAATGTGAATTGAGCGACTAAAAGAAGCAGACTACGTAGTTATAAATAGTCCAATGATTAATTTTAATTATAGTGTGTTAGTTAAAAACTTTATTGATGCAATTTGTATTGATGACCACTCCTTTAGTTACAAATATAGTAAGCAAAATGGTTCAGTTGGTTTATTAAACAAAATGAAGGTTATATTAATTGGAACTCAAGGAGCTCCAAAAGGATGATACACATTTGGAGACCATCTAAAAATGCTTGAAGGCACTTTTGGGTTTCTTGGAGCAAATAAAATTAAAAGTTTGCTTGTTGCTGGAACTAAGACAGCACCACTTAAAGATATGAGCCATGATGAGATAATTGCAAAATATGATGATGAAATTAACTCACTAATTGAACTATAA
- a CDS encoding transcription antitermination factor NusB, whose translation MQNRRQFRLGIINVLYRYELMEQKININELFESESNLSNEQFLHLEKISKNYEFYKKSISQFFKESWIWERVSPLIRAILINGAHELMSIEPKIIINESVEITKYYFDSEKNFFKMVNAILENVYKFFVLNEIILKKQD comes from the coding sequence ATGCAAAATAGACGTCAATTTCGATTAGGTATAATAAATGTTCTTTACCGTTATGAATTAATGGAACAAAAAATTAATATTAATGAATTATTTGAATCAGAAAGCAATTTAAGCAATGAACAGTTTTTGCATCTTGAAAAAATAAGTAAAAATTATGAATTTTACAAAAAATCAATTAGCCAATTTTTTAAAGAAAGCTGAATTTGAGAAAGAGTTAGTCCACTAATTCGAGCTATATTAATTAATGGTGCACATGAATTAATGTCAATTGAACCTAAGATAATAATCAATGAATCAGTTGAGATAACTAAGTATTATTTTGATAGCGAAAAAAACTTTTTTAAAATGGTCAATGCAATTTTAGAAAATGTATATAAATTTTTTGTCTTAAACGAAATTATTTTGAAAAAGCAAGATTAA
- a CDS encoding DDE-type integrase/transposase/recombinase, which produces MLRLGYCSSYATRKVKNELKRRRMFLENGQDISKIEAQFIKIYEKILNKNPLKGVYQNKSSDYDFGQIIEIDATPLHLFGESKKYHIYNVVDAATKSLLAIWIDIEETTIGYQNLLTQLFKRYGIPQVIITDRRRTFEVQIVQEQIWKKH; this is translated from the coding sequence ATGCTTAGACTTGGTTATTGCAGTTCATATGCAACGAGAAAAGTAAAAAATGAGCTTAAGAGAAGAAGAATGTTTTTAGAAAACGGTCAAGATATTTCTAAAATCGAGGCACAGTTTATTAAAATTTATGAAAAAATTCTAAATAAAAATCCATTAAAAGGTGTTTACCAAAATAAAAGTTCTGACTATGATTTTGGGCAAATTATTGAAATTGATGCAACACCACTTCATCTTTTTGGAGAAAGTAAGAAGTACCATATTTATAATGTTGTTGATGCGGCAACAAAAAGTTTGTTAGCAATCTGAATTGACATTGAGGAAACAACAATTGGATATCAAAATCTTCTAACACAATTATTTAAAAGGTATGGCATTCCACAAGTAATAATAACGGATAGAAGAAGAACTTTTGAGGTTCAGATAGTACAAGAACAAATATGGAAGAAGCACTAA
- a CDS encoding DEAD/DEAH box helicase, whose protein sequence is MISNEEKQYQSILDNLLDVSPNDNAVFTRVNNKFAFDFYTLFGPESFSKIYSNKNFDIPILEVNLIRICNLLEEANSYEEIKRILEENNIEVSDNRNSQLKKNPLGVKNNIINELKVNFQKQSLKWKLFFNKANEINTETNIWPMHLGFLFVKLTIDGKAIYGPLFLKEVYLEIRNVRPYLVSNGDIKVNEKLLFLLNNADFDLNISQNFGDWSIKDLIKYLHEEWRDIYNFNLDLNQPFKRWIPEAIGNQAIEFEPGVVLGLFQPSGGYARNRMLEIIKNKELNKILDIEFNKNIYKNRVKQTIYNPKTSIFKITPTNYSQDKAIASSLNQNTIIWGPPGTGKSQTIVNILTNLLVYGKSSLVCSQKKAALEVIKNRMGALKIFCLFMLNSKNMNKKNFYLPLREYLEYLENYDDKADLKPLRIINQKDIRFVNNIANFSSDPRFVNITQALAKVHNNWTSFSQEIWNAILKLPKNILYPTEFNFDDSKALAKSMLKLNKVKFKFWHFKNWLVKLTANKMFNTFKKFQGNLNDSVQVIKNLKQEDFEFLNDLINILPSNNNQDVSDEAELKKFIAQGIIKRINNFTSEEKDQYSEFAATIRLGTLEPYKFIKRFAYMIKKIFPIVIVTPEADLSAWVKDEFDYAILDESSQIFLEKGLPVLYLAKIKILAGDDQQMKPSNWFGVRVSDDESIYGKVDSLLDFAKSLGVYSVLLDKNYRSNYASLMTFSSKYFYKSTLDVIDSANVEADFKPIDVYEVSGTWENNQNVVEAELSIKLIKENINKYNKIILLCFNSKQQDSITSTIFKNHPELEKAINNGNLLLRNIENIQGDEADLVIVSIAYDRNTAIHSTYVGRPGGMNALNVAVSRAKDKMIVIKSLQAKDLTIMTGNEDAIMFKRWLEFLELSDAQRQNFLHLDDESSANSEQNIIDTKSLNANSSLLNQEIKNTILQAIKDKPYLKLIPNETLGTLKVDYVLRRKHEPILTFMIDDYNYVNNPEEFVIFKDLCKFIRSKKYTVYKLDRILWEDKKEEILQTIESIEPVDVTQVVEIAKEIPSSQLEILAQNNEEIKESQGVANNQSQQMLVIVENAKMLDINAEQIKNQEHSDSFTVEEVKEVPVLEANAKNEAIEDVLEKISQDSENAKIENNNSVVIDSSETNKSTQDVVELNKDKTQEIGFIKDEATMVIDLANSGEISQESTMPISTKKTIKQDNTQNDETHDSIEIQEKTLEQLIEEGDKIEQSEYLEREEVKVKSFEESKREWEVILTQEIKVKERITIQSNDNN, encoded by the coding sequence ATGATAAGCAATGAGGAAAAACAATATCAAAGCATACTTGATAATTTACTTGATGTTAGTCCTAATGATAATGCAGTCTTTACAAGAGTAAATAATAAATTTGCTTTTGATTTTTACACACTTTTTGGGCCCGAAAGTTTCAGCAAAATTTACAGCAACAAAAACTTTGATATACCAATTTTAGAAGTAAACTTAATTAGAATTTGTAACTTATTAGAGGAAGCAAATAGTTATGAAGAAATTAAAAGAATTCTGGAAGAAAACAATATTGAAGTAAGTGACAATCGCAATAGTCAATTAAAAAAGAATCCTTTGGGTGTCAAAAATAATATTATCAATGAACTTAAAGTTAATTTTCAAAAACAATCTCTAAAGTGAAAATTGTTTTTTAATAAAGCAAATGAAATTAACACAGAAACTAATATTTGGCCTATGCATTTAGGTTTCTTATTTGTTAAATTAACCATTGATGGTAAAGCAATATATGGACCTTTATTCCTAAAAGAAGTCTACCTCGAAATTAGAAATGTAAGACCTTATTTAGTATCAAACGGTGATATAAAAGTAAATGAAAAATTATTATTTTTATTAAACAATGCTGACTTTGATTTAAATATTTCACAGAATTTTGGTGACTGATCAATTAAAGATTTAATTAAATACTTACATGAAGAATGAAGAGATATTTATAACTTTAATTTAGATCTTAATCAACCATTTAAACGTTGAATTCCAGAAGCTATTGGAAATCAAGCAATTGAATTTGAACCTGGTGTTGTTTTAGGTTTATTTCAGCCTAGTGGTGGCTATGCAAGAAATAGAATGCTTGAAATTATTAAGAACAAAGAACTTAATAAAATTCTTGATATTGAATTTAACAAAAACATCTATAAAAACAGGGTTAAACAAACAATTTATAATCCAAAGACATCGATTTTTAAAATCACACCAACAAATTATTCACAAGACAAAGCAATTGCATCAAGTCTAAATCAAAACACAATTATTTGAGGTCCACCTGGAACAGGTAAATCTCAAACAATTGTTAACATTTTGACAAATCTTTTGGTTTATGGAAAAAGTTCGCTTGTTTGCTCGCAAAAAAAAGCAGCCTTAGAGGTTATTAAGAATAGAATGGGTGCTTTAAAGATTTTTTGTCTTTTTATGCTGAATTCTAAAAATATGAATAAGAAGAATTTTTATCTACCTTTGCGAGAGTATTTAGAATATTTGGAAAACTATGATGATAAAGCAGACTTAAAACCATTGAGAATCATTAACCAGAAAGATATTCGTTTTGTAAACAACATTGCTAACTTTAGTAGTGATCCACGTTTTGTTAATATTACTCAAGCATTAGCTAAGGTACATAATAATTGAACATCATTTTCACAAGAAATTTGAAATGCAATTCTTAAATTACCTAAAAATATTTTGTACCCAACAGAGTTTAATTTTGATGACTCAAAAGCATTAGCAAAATCTATGCTTAAACTTAATAAGGTTAAATTCAAGTTTTGACACTTTAAAAACTGATTAGTTAAATTAACTGCTAACAAGATGTTTAATACATTTAAAAAGTTCCAAGGAAACTTAAATGATTCAGTTCAAGTTATTAAAAATTTAAAACAAGAAGACTTTGAATTCTTAAATGATTTAATAAATATTTTACCTTCGAACAACAATCAAGATGTCAGCGATGAAGCAGAACTTAAGAAGTTTATTGCTCAAGGAATTATTAAAAGAATTAACAATTTCACAAGCGAAGAAAAGGATCAATACTCTGAATTTGCAGCTACGATAAGACTTGGAACACTTGAGCCCTATAAATTTATTAAGCGCTTTGCTTATATGATTAAGAAAATTTTTCCTATTGTAATTGTTACTCCTGAAGCTGACCTAAGTGCATGAGTTAAAGATGAATTTGACTATGCAATACTTGATGAATCAAGTCAAATTTTCTTAGAAAAAGGTTTGCCAGTTCTTTATTTAGCAAAAATTAAAATACTTGCAGGTGATGACCAGCAAATGAAACCAAGTAACTGATTCGGGGTTCGTGTCAGCGATGATGAAAGCATCTACGGTAAAGTTGACAGCCTTTTAGATTTTGCTAAAAGTTTAGGTGTTTATAGTGTATTACTAGACAAAAATTATCGTTCAAACTATGCATCACTTATGACATTTAGTTCAAAATATTTTTATAAAAGTACTCTTGATGTTATTGACTCAGCAAATGTGGAAGCCGATTTTAAGCCAATTGATGTCTATGAAGTTAGCGGTACTTGAGAAAATAATCAAAATGTAGTTGAAGCTGAATTATCAATTAAACTTATTAAAGAAAACATTAATAAATATAACAAAATTATTTTGCTTTGTTTTAACTCAAAACAACAAGATTCAATAACATCAACAATCTTTAAAAATCACCCTGAACTAGAAAAAGCCATCAACAATGGTAATTTATTATTAAGAAACATTGAAAATATTCAAGGAGATGAAGCTGATTTGGTTATTGTTTCGATTGCTTATGATAGAAATACAGCTATTCATTCAACGTATGTTGGCCGCCCCGGTGGTATGAATGCATTAAATGTTGCAGTTAGTCGTGCCAAGGACAAAATGATTGTTATTAAGTCACTTCAGGCAAAAGACTTAACAATTATGACAGGTAACGAAGATGCTATTATGTTTAAGCGTTGACTTGAATTTCTTGAATTAAGTGATGCACAAAGACAAAATTTCTTGCACCTTGATGATGAAAGTTCAGCAAATAGTGAGCAAAATATAATTGATACTAAATCACTTAATGCTAATAGTTCTTTATTAAATCAGGAAATTAAAAACACTATTTTACAAGCAATTAAAGATAAACCATATTTAAAATTGATACCTAATGAAACATTAGGTACCTTAAAAGTTGATTATGTATTAAGAAGAAAACATGAACCAATTTTAACCTTTATGATTGATGACTATAATTATGTGAACAATCCTGAAGAATTCGTCATTTTTAAGGACTTGTGCAAATTTATAAGATCAAAAAAATATACTGTTTATAAATTGGATAGAATTTTGTGAGAGGATAAGAAGGAAGAAATATTGCAAACAATTGAATCGATTGAACCAGTTGATGTGACACAAGTAGTTGAAATTGCAAAAGAAATTCCTTCAAGTCAACTTGAAATTCTTGCACAAAACAACGAAGAAATTAAAGAGTCACAAGGAGTTGCCAATAATCAATCTCAACAAATGCTTGTAATTGTTGAAAATGCAAAAATGCTTGATATAAATGCTGAGCAAATCAAAAACCAAGAACACTCTGATTCATTTACAGTTGAGGAAGTTAAGGAAGTACCAGTTTTAGAAGCAAATGCTAAAAATGAAGCAATTGAGGATGTTTTAGAAAAAATAAGTCAAGATAGTGAAAATGCCAAAATAGAAAATAATAATTCTGTCGTTATAGATTCTAGCGAAACAAATAAAAGCACACAAGACGTTGTCGAATTAAATAAAGATAAAACTCAGGAAATTGGTTTTATTAAAGATGAAGCAACAATGGTTATTGATCTTGCTAATAGTGGTGAAATATCACAAGAATCAACAATGCCTATTTCTACCAAAAAGACTATAAAACAGGATAATACACAAAATGATGAAACTCACGATTCAATTGAAATCCAAGAAAAAACACTTGAACAATTAATTGAAGAAGGTGACAAAATTGAACAAAGTGAATATCTTGAACGTGAAGAAGTTAAAGTTAAAAGTTTCGAAGAATCTAAAAGAGAATGAGAGGTTATACTCACTCAAGAAATAAAAGTTAAAGAAAGAATAACAATACAAAGTAATGATAATAATTAA
- the rplT gene encoding 50S ribosomal protein L20 — protein MRVKGGTVTWARRKKWLKLAKGYFGHKSIGYKVVKQAVVKSWTYAFRDRKQVKREFRKLWIARINAATRVEGLSYSRFINGLKRANVTINRKMLSELAISEPKTFAMLIKIAREAK, from the coding sequence ATGAGAGTTAAAGGTGGAACAGTTACATGAGCAAGACGTAAAAAATGACTTAAATTAGCAAAAGGATATTTTGGCCACAAATCAATAGGTTACAAAGTTGTAAAACAAGCAGTTGTTAAATCATGAACATATGCATTTAGAGACCGTAAGCAAGTTAAACGTGAATTCAGAAAATTATGAATTGCTCGTATTAATGCTGCAACTAGAGTTGAGGGTTTATCATATTCAAGATTTATTAATGGGTTAAAGAGAGCAAACGTTACAATTAACCGTAAAATGCTTTCTGAATTAGCAATTAGTGAACCTAAAACATTTGCGATGTTAATTAAAATTGCTCGTGAAGCTAAATAA
- the rpmI gene encoding 50S ribosomal protein L35: MPKMKTKSALKKRIKITGTGKIMREQAYRSHLSQNKTTKQKRQARKSALMHSSDVKRFKALI, encoded by the coding sequence ATGCCTAAAATGAAGACTAAAAGTGCTCTTAAGAAACGTATTAAGATCACAGGAACTGGAAAAATTATGCGTGAACAAGCATATCGTTCTCACCTAAGCCAAAACAAAACAACAAAACAAAAACGTCAAGCTCGTAAATCAGCATTAATGCACTCTTCAGATGTAAAGAGATTTAAAGCATTAATCTAA